A genomic window from Camelina sativa cultivar DH55 chromosome 2, Cs, whole genome shotgun sequence includes:
- the LOC104711430 gene encoding uncharacterized protein LOC104711430, producing MHQKKSEVQIGKESSGVSSDYNPSPPLLFFPQIVSHHHHRDPSIPAAPYRRRFAPPPRPPPSFSLPRSLRRFPLFLFLFPLSYFLFSHPTRSFLVDFLSAFGFSAALLFSLNLALPRLPSIRLFLARSFPSPSRRTTTALPVFWSIGSRPRSDKRGSSSGCWVQLYSNGDVYEGEFHKGKCSGSGVYYYSMSGRYEGDWLDGKYDGYGVETWARGSRYMGQYSQGLRHGYGVYRFYTGDMFSGEWSSGQSHGCGVHTCEDASRYVGEFKWGVKHGLGHYHFRNGDVYAGEYFADKMHGFGVYGFANGHRYEGAWHEGRRQGLGMYTFRNGETQSGHWQNGILDIPSTQNTTFPISPVAVNHSKVLNAVQEARRAAEKAYDVDKVDERVNRAVAAANTAANAARVAAFKAAQKQSKNMDNFPIPVV from the exons ATGCATCAGAAGAAATCGGAAGTTCAGATCGGAAAAGAAAGCAGCGGCGTCTCTTCCGATTACAATCCTTCTCcccctcttcttttcttcccaCAGATCGTgtctcaccaccaccaccgtgaTCCATCTATCCCGGCCGCCCCTTACAGGCGTCGCTTCGCTCCTCCTCCTCGTCCTCCCCCTTCATTTTCTCTGCCGCGCTCTCTCCGGCGATTCcctctgtttctctttctcttccctCTCTCATACTTCCTCTTCTCCCATCCCACTCGCTCCTTCCTTGTCGATTTCCTCTCTGCCTTTGGTTTCTCCGCCGCACTTCTTTTCTCCCTCAATCTCGCCCTCCCTCGGCTCCCTTCGATCCGCTTGTTCCTCGCACGCTCCTTCCCCTCCCCTTCTAGGAGGACGACGACTGCTTTGCCCGTCTTCTGGTCCATCGGCTCTCGCCCTAGATCTGACAAGAGGGGAAGCTCCTCCGGGTGCTGGGTCCAGCTCTATAGCAACGGTGACGTTTACGAGGGAGAGTTCCACAAGGGCAAGTGCTCCGGCTCCGGCGTCTATTACTATTCCATGAGCGGCAGGTATGAAGGTGACTGGCTTGATGGCAAGTACGATGGCTATGGTGTTGAGACCTGGGCCAGAGGCAGCCGTTACATGGGCCAGTATAGTCAGGGCCTTCGCCACGGTTATGGGGTTTACCGATTCTACACTGGAGACATGTTCTCCGGCGAGTGGTCCAGCGGACAGAGTCACGGTTGCGGAGTTCACACCTGCGAAGATGCAAGTCGCTATGTTGGGGAGTTCAAGTGGGGCGTCAAGCATGGTCTTGGTCATTACCACTTCAG GAACGGTGACGTATACGCAGGAGAATACTTTGCTGACAAGATGCATGGATTCGGGGTCTATGGGTTTGCAAATGGTCACCGGTATGAAGGAGCTTGGCATGAAGGTAGGCGGCAAGGGCTGGGCATGTATACATTCAGAAATGGAGAAACACAGTCGGGCCATTGGCAAAATGGGATCCTCGACATTCCAAGCACACAAAATACAACTTTTCCCATATCTCCTGTTGCAGTCAACCATTCCAAAGTGCTTAATGCAGTCCAG GAGGCACGGAGAGCAGCCGAGAAGGCTTATGACGTAGACAAGGTTGATGAGAGAGTTAACAGAGCCGTTGCAGCTGCCAATACAGCTGCCAATGCTGCAAGAGTGGCGGCCTTCAAAGCTGCccaaaaacaatctaaaaacatGGACAATTTTCCGATTCCTGTTGTGTGA